CGAACAGTCGTGGTTGCTGGGCGGCGCAATCCGGCACACCGTGATCGGTCCGCACTGTCGGATCCACGGTGAAGTGGCGCACTCTGTCTTTCTCGGTTACGCCAACAAGGGCCACGACGGATTCGTCGGTCACAGCGTCATCGGACACTGGGTCAATCTGGGCGCCGGGACCATCACCTCGAACCTCAAGAACACTTACGGGCCCATCCGTCTCGACTTGCCGGGCGGTCGCTACGATACTGGCCGCACTAACCTCGGCAGCCTGATTGGCGACCACGCCAAGACCGCGATTGGCAGCCTGCTCTCGACCGGTACTGTCATCGGCGCCGCCGCCAACGTGGTCGCCAACCCGGTGCCGCGGTATGTCCGACCGTTTACCTGGGCCGCCGCGGGGCGTCTCACCGTCGATGGTTTCCTGACCATAGCCAACCGGATCATGCCTCGCCGTGGTGTCGAAGTCACGCCACTGATCGAAGCATCGTTGCGCGAACTTCACACCCGGTTCGGTGAATGATCGCGCTGTCGGCACTCGGCTCGGGATCCGGCGGCAATGCCTTCGTTTTGGACGGCCCCGATGGAGCCTTGCTGGTCGACGCGGGGTTCACGGCCAAGGAACTCGAGCGGCGCGCCACACTGGTCGGGGTCGATCTCAGTCGGGTCCACGGCGTCGTACTGACCCATGAACACGGCGACCACGCCACCGGCTCAGTCCGGATAGCAAAGCGGCTGGGGGTGCCGCTGGTAGCTACCGAGGGAACCTTGCGATCGCTCGCGCCACCGGAAGGGGTCGACCGAGTCATGCTGCGCAGCAGCTCGATTGCTGAGCTGGGCCCGTTTTCGATCGAGAGTTGCCGGATCATCCATGATGCGGCCGAGCCGACGGCGCTGGCCGTCGAGTACCAGGAAGTCCGCCTTGGCGTGGCGTATGACTTCGGTCGGGCAACACTCGGCCTGCGCCACCTCCTACGCGGGTGTGACGCGCTCGTGGTCGAGTCGAACTACGACGAAATCATGCTGCGAACCAGTGACTACCCGGTCTCGGTACAGCACCGGATTGCAGGATCGGGCGGCCATCTGTCGAACCGGGCCGCCGCCGAGCTGCTGGCCGACCTCTGTCACGACGGACTCGGCGTGGTGGTCCTGGCGCACCTCAGCCGACAGTGCAACGCGCCGGAAGTGGCCCACTCGACCGTCGCTGGCTATCTGGGCGTCCGCGGCTTTACCGGGCGGATCGCGGTCGCTACGCAGGACACACCGGTTGGTCCGCTGCCGATCTCGGCAAGCGGCGCCCGTCATCGCCTGGCCACCCAATGTGAACTCGAGTTCTCGTAACCCCGCACTTCGACCGGGAGCCCTTGATGAGTATCTCCGCCGCCGTCCTGCCAGAGTACGACCACGAAACCTCGGTCACCCGGACCGTACTCTC
The Gemmatimonadales bacterium genome window above contains:
- a CDS encoding MBL fold metallo-hydrolase, whose protein sequence is MIALSALGSGSGGNAFVLDGPDGALLVDAGFTAKELERRATLVGVDLSRVHGVVLTHEHGDHATGSVRIAKRLGVPLVATEGTLRSLAPPEGVDRVMLRSSSIAELGPFSIESCRIIHDAAEPTALAVEYQEVRLGVAYDFGRATLGLRHLLRGCDALVVESNYDEIMLRTSDYPVSVQHRIAGSGGHLSNRAAAELLADLCHDGLGVVVLAHLSRQCNAPEVAHSTVAGYLGVRGFTGRIAVATQDTPVGPLPISASGARHRLATQCELEFS